A section of the Pseudomonas sp. FP453 genome encodes:
- the rlmKL gene encoding bifunctional 23S rRNA (guanine(2069)-N(7))-methyltransferase RlmK/23S rRNA (guanine(2445)-N(2))-methyltransferase RlmL: protein MSDRFELFLTCPKGLEGLLIEEAVGLGLEEAREHTSAVRGMADMETAYRLCLWSRLANRVLLVLKRFPMKDAEDLYHGVLDIEWAEHMVPDGSLAVEFSGHGSGIDNTHFGALKVKDAIVDKLRTPTGERPSIDKINPDLRIHLRLDRGEAILSLDLSGHSLHQRGYRLQQGAAPLKENLAAAILIRAGWPRIAAEGGALTDPMCGVGTFLVEGAMIAADMAPNLNRELWGFTTWLGHVPALWKKLHTEASERAAIGMNKPPLWVRGYEADPRLIQPARNNIERAGLSHWIKVYQGEVGTFEPRPDQNQKGLVICNPPYGERLGDEASLLYLYQNLGERLRQACMGWEAAVFTGAPDLGKRMGIRSHKQYSFWNGALPCKLLLIKVNPDQFVTGERRTPEQRQAEREQAAYDQAPVEPQERQYNKNGNPIKPAPAPVVEQARLSEGGQMFANRLQKNLKLLGKWAKREGVDCYRVYDADMPEYSMAIDLYHDWVHVQEYAAPKSIDPEKASARMFDALAAIPQALNIDKSRVVVKRRERQSGTKQYERQSAQGKFTEVSEGGVKLLVNLTDYLDTGLFLDHRPMRMRIQKEAAGKRFLNLYCYTATASVHAAKGGARSTTSVDLSKTYLDWARRNFSLNGFSDKNRLEQGDVMAWLEASRDEFDLIFIDPPTFSNSKRMEGIFDVQRDHVQLLDLAMARLAPGGVLYFSNNFRKFALEDNLGERYAVEEISDKTIDPDFARNAKIHRAWKITAR, encoded by the coding sequence ATGTCGGACCGTTTTGAACTCTTCCTCACCTGCCCCAAGGGCCTCGAAGGCCTGCTGATCGAGGAAGCCGTCGGGCTTGGCCTTGAGGAAGCCCGCGAGCACACCTCGGCCGTGCGCGGCATGGCCGACATGGAAACCGCCTACCGCCTGTGCCTCTGGTCGCGTCTGGCCAACCGCGTGTTGCTGGTACTCAAGCGCTTCCCGATGAAGGACGCCGAAGACCTCTACCACGGTGTGCTGGATATCGAATGGGCCGAGCACATGGTCCCCGACGGTTCCCTCGCCGTGGAATTCAGCGGTCACGGCTCGGGCATCGACAACACCCACTTCGGCGCGCTGAAGGTCAAGGATGCGATTGTCGACAAGCTGCGCACCCCGACCGGCGAACGTCCGTCCATCGACAAGATCAACCCGGACCTGCGCATTCACCTGCGTCTGGACCGTGGCGAAGCGATCCTGTCCCTCGACCTCTCCGGCCACAGCCTGCACCAGCGCGGCTACCGCCTGCAGCAGGGCGCTGCGCCGTTGAAGGAAAACCTGGCGGCCGCGATCCTGATCCGTGCCGGCTGGCCGCGCATTGCTGCCGAAGGCGGCGCGCTGACTGACCCGATGTGTGGCGTGGGCACCTTCCTGGTGGAAGGCGCGATGATCGCTGCCGACATGGCGCCCAACCTGAACCGTGAGCTGTGGGGTTTCACCACCTGGCTCGGTCACGTCCCGGCGCTGTGGAAGAAACTGCACACCGAAGCGTCGGAGCGTGCCGCTATCGGCATGAACAAGCCGCCGTTGTGGGTGCGTGGCTATGAAGCCGACCCGCGCCTGATCCAGCCTGCGCGCAACAACATCGAGCGCGCCGGCCTGAGCCATTGGATCAAGGTCTACCAGGGTGAAGTCGGCACCTTCGAGCCGCGCCCGGACCAGAACCAGAAAGGCCTGGTCATCTGCAACCCGCCGTACGGCGAGCGTCTGGGTGACGAAGCCAGCCTGTTGTACCTCTACCAGAACCTTGGCGAACGCCTGCGCCAGGCGTGCATGGGCTGGGAAGCGGCGGTGTTCACCGGCGCGCCGGACCTGGGCAAGCGCATGGGTATCCGCAGCCACAAGCAGTACTCGTTCTGGAACGGCGCGTTGCCGTGCAAATTGCTGCTGATCAAGGTCAACCCGGACCAGTTCGTCACCGGCGAGCGCCGCACCCCGGAGCAGCGCCAGGCCGAACGTGAGCAAGCCGCTTACGATCAAGCCCCGGTGGAGCCACAAGAGCGCCAGTACAACAAGAACGGCAACCCGATCAAGCCAGCCCCGGCGCCAGTGGTTGAACAGGCGCGCCTGAGCGAAGGCGGGCAGATGTTCGCCAACCGCCTGCAAAAGAACCTCAAGTTGCTGGGCAAGTGGGCCAAGCGTGAAGGCGTTGACTGCTACCGCGTGTACGACGCCGACATGCCGGAATACTCCATGGCCATCGACCTGTACCACGATTGGGTCCATGTCCAGGAATACGCCGCGCCGAAGTCTATCGACCCGGAAAAAGCCTCCGCACGCATGTTCGATGCCCTGGCCGCGATTCCCCAGGCGCTGAACATCGACAAGAGCCGCGTGGTCGTCAAACGCCGCGAGCGTCAGAGCGGCACCAAGCAGTACGAGCGCCAGAGCGCCCAGGGCAAGTTCACCGAAGTCAGTGAAGGCGGCGTGAAGCTGCTGGTCAACCTCACCGACTACCTCGACACCGGCCTGTTCCTCGACCACCGCCCGATGCGCATGCGCATCCAGAAAGAAGCCGCCGGCAAGCGTTTCCTCAACCTGTATTGCTACACCGCCACCGCGAGCGTGCATGCAGCCAAGGGCGGCGCGCGCAGCACCACCAGCGTCGATTTGTCGAAGACTTACCTGGACTGGGCGCGTCGCAACTTCTCCCTCAACGGTTTCTCCGACAAGAACCGTCTGGAGCAGGGCGATGTGATGGCATGGCTGGAAGCGAGCCGCGATGAGTTCGACCTGATCTTCATCGACCCGCCGACCTTCTCCAACTCCAAGCGCATGGAAGGCATCTTCGACGTGCAGCGTGACCACGTGCAGTTGCTCGACCTGGCCATGGCCCGCCTGGCACCGGGCGGCGTGCTGTACTTCTCGAACAACTTCCGCAAGTTCGCGCTGGAGGACAACCTCGGCGAACGCTACGCGGTCGAGGAAATCAGCGACAAGACCATCGACCCGGATTTCGCGCGTAACGCGAAGATCCACCGGGCGTGGAAAATCACCGCGCGCTGA
- the rmf gene encoding ribosome modulation factor codes for MRRLKRDPLERAFLRGYQYGVHGKSRELCPFTLPSVRQAWINGWREGRGDNWDGMTGTAGIHRLNELHAVG; via the coding sequence ATGAGAAGACTTAAGCGTGATCCGTTGGAAAGAGCATTTTTACGCGGATATCAATATGGCGTTCATGGCAAATCCCGTGAGCTTTGCCCATTTACTCTACCGTCGGTACGCCAAGCCTGGATCAACGGCTGGCGAGAAGGACGCGGCGACAACTGGGACGGTATGACTGGCACTGCGGGAATCCACAGACTCAACGAACTTCACGCCGTCGGCTAA
- a CDS encoding quinone-dependent dihydroorotate dehydrogenase, with amino-acid sequence MYTLARQLLFKLSPETSHDLSLDLIGAGGRLGLNGLVCKAPAKMPVSVMGLDFPNPVGLAAGLDKNGAAIDGFAQLGFGFVEIGTVTPRPQPGNPKPRIFRLPEAEAIINRMGFNNLGVDHLLSRVQAAKYKGILGINIGKNFDTPVERAVDDYLICLDKVYAHASYVTVNVSSPNTPGLRSLQFGDSLKQLLEALRQRQEDLAVRHGKRVPLAIKIAPDMSDEETVLVAQALVDSGMDAVIATNTTLSRVGVEGLAHGDEAGGLSGAPVREQSTHIVKVLAAELAGRLPIIAAGGITEGQHAAEKIAAGASLVQLYSGFIYKGPALIRQSVDAIAALR; translated from the coding sequence ATGTATACCCTGGCCCGCCAGCTGTTGTTCAAACTTTCCCCGGAAACCTCCCACGATCTGTCCCTGGACCTGATCGGTGCAGGTGGCCGCCTGGGGCTCAATGGCCTGGTATGCAAGGCACCGGCAAAGATGCCGGTATCGGTGATGGGGCTCGACTTCCCCAACCCGGTCGGGCTGGCGGCTGGCCTGGACAAGAACGGTGCGGCCATCGATGGCTTTGCGCAGCTGGGTTTCGGTTTTGTCGAGATCGGCACCGTGACCCCGCGTCCACAGCCGGGCAACCCCAAGCCGCGTATCTTCCGCCTGCCGGAAGCTGAAGCGATCATCAACCGCATGGGCTTCAACAACCTGGGCGTGGATCACTTGCTGTCGCGGGTTCAGGCGGCGAAGTACAAGGGTATCCTCGGCATCAACATCGGCAAGAACTTCGACACGCCGGTGGAGCGTGCGGTGGATGACTACCTGATCTGCCTGGACAAGGTCTACGCCCACGCCAGTTACGTCACCGTCAACGTCAGCTCGCCCAACACCCCGGGCCTGCGCAGCCTGCAGTTCGGTGACTCCCTCAAACAATTGCTCGAAGCCTTGCGCCAGCGCCAGGAAGACCTGGCCGTGCGCCATGGCAAGCGTGTGCCGTTGGCAATCAAGATTGCCCCGGACATGAGCGACGAAGAGACCGTGCTGGTGGCCCAGGCCCTGGTGGACTCGGGCATGGACGCAGTGATCGCGACCAATACCACCCTCAGCCGTGTTGGCGTCGAAGGCCTGGCCCATGGCGACGAAGCGGGCGGCCTGTCGGGCGCGCCGGTGCGTGAGCAGAGCACCCATATCGTCAAGGTCCTGGCAGCCGAACTGGCCGGGCGCTTGCCGATCATCGCCGCCGGTGGCATCACCGAAGGCCAGCATGCGGCCGAGAAGATCGCGGCTGGCGCCAGCCTGGTGCAGTTGTACTCCGGCTTTATCTACAAGGGCCCGGCGTTGATTCGCCAGTCGGTGGATGCGATTGCGGCACTGCGCTGA
- a CDS encoding transglycosylase SLT domain-containing protein, which translates to MFETWGKSLLLSLLMGSSPALAYCWDEVASRYDLEPELLQAIAAVESGYRAQTINNANSNGTRDIGLMQINSIHLPRLLKLGITEERLLSEPCLSVEVAASILTEFIQRFGYNWTAVGSYNVGGGAGPKRDALRLQYAQKIWARYEELVANRP; encoded by the coding sequence ATGTTTGAAACCTGGGGGAAAAGCCTGTTGTTGAGCCTGTTGATGGGCAGCAGCCCGGCGCTGGCATACTGCTGGGATGAAGTGGCCAGCCGTTATGACCTTGAGCCGGAGTTGCTGCAGGCCATCGCTGCTGTCGAGTCGGGTTACCGCGCGCAGACCATCAACAATGCCAACAGCAATGGCACGCGGGATATCGGCTTGATGCAGATCAACAGCATTCATCTGCCCCGCCTGCTGAAGCTGGGCATTACGGAAGAACGGTTGTTGAGCGAGCCGTGTCTCTCGGTGGAGGTGGCAGCGTCGATTCTTACCGAGTTCATCCAGCGCTTTGGTTACAACTGGACGGCTGTCGGCTCCTATAACGTCGGTGGCGGGGCAGGCCCCAAACGTGATGCCTTGCGCCTGCAATACGCGCAGAAGATCTGGGCACGCTACGAAGAGCTGGTTGCCAATCGCCCATGA
- a CDS encoding winged helix-turn-helix domain-containing protein, with amino-acid sequence MAVVIDGSATSLVFARWTLHGDGRLTGGGTDVQLPPKEGLVLRLLLGSGGTLMTKDRLLELAWPRGEVAEESLTRCIYSLRKHLKADKGFIKTIYGRGYRFTCPVQAGSADAKQVAHVCAVCGQVNNV; translated from the coding sequence ATGGCGGTCGTGATTGACGGGTCAGCGACGTCTCTTGTTTTTGCCCGTTGGACCTTGCATGGCGATGGTCGGTTGACGGGGGGAGGGACAGACGTTCAGTTGCCACCCAAGGAGGGTTTGGTGCTGCGGTTGCTGCTGGGGTCTGGTGGCACGTTGATGACCAAGGACCGCTTGCTGGAACTCGCATGGCCCAGAGGCGAGGTGGCCGAGGAGTCGCTGACACGATGCATTTACTCGTTACGCAAGCACTTGAAAGCCGACAAGGGCTTTATCAAGACGATCTATGGCAGAGGGTATCGGTTTACTTGTCCGGTGCAGGCGGGAAGTGCTGATGCGAAGCAGGTGGCGCATGTGTGTGCGGTGTGTGGTCAGGTCAACAATGTTTGA